In Levilactobacillus brevis, a single genomic region encodes these proteins:
- a CDS encoding SH3-like domain-containing protein translates to MTNKRGWKIGAIFMVLGLAGGLGWFVSQHQQAHAIAATTVSSSLIRRQKVQSRTHRQLQNLRAKVGTLRRIAPNDRHIAYHLTKHTRIYDELLDRERPSRLNNAAYVTYDDHNERYNFMAIRTYYGSKQTLVAVRIYDLYNTFKPWRAPNFYQVSTNDFDDPAITGYVRLQDLHRINPVRSQKTLNHVPYYLNQFDGRNVPNNYKMTTMRVWNAIPGTKPNVTGGDVSHLMYQQLYATKEATNNQGRTYVYLHNTAGPVGWVRKSFQLTQGRFVQPAKALLHAKATDTVRLQVQPVKTQHGYHYAQRTYNLYRHHHWIRTLTMSYLHSPTVFEITHDKVTAVKFYDHHNRLIQQAHNTHGLHHTIQTHPKAHTLDWENDTARVVTFNRQHQSGRDLFSIQDGDPDPEDTYGTITVNRHGQATMRSSGMASLE, encoded by the coding sequence ATGACTAATAAACGGGGATGGAAAATCGGCGCCATATTCATGGTTCTGGGACTCGCGGGTGGCCTGGGATGGTTCGTCAGTCAACACCAGCAGGCCCATGCGATAGCAGCAACCACCGTGTCGTCCAGTCTGATTCGGCGCCAAAAAGTCCAGTCCCGCACTCACCGCCAGCTACAGAATCTGCGCGCTAAGGTGGGGACCCTGCGGCGAATCGCGCCCAACGACCGGCACATCGCCTACCACCTCACCAAGCACACTCGAATCTACGACGAACTGTTAGACCGGGAGCGACCGAGCCGGCTTAACAATGCCGCCTACGTTACCTATGATGATCACAACGAACGCTACAATTTTATGGCTATTCGCACGTATTACGGCAGTAAGCAAACGCTGGTGGCCGTTCGTATTTACGACCTCTATAACACCTTCAAGCCGTGGCGTGCACCTAATTTTTATCAAGTCAGCACGAACGACTTCGACGACCCCGCCATCACGGGTTACGTGCGCCTGCAGGATCTGCACCGCATCAACCCGGTGCGCTCGCAGAAAACGCTCAATCACGTGCCCTACTACCTCAACCAGTTTGATGGTCGAAACGTCCCCAATAACTATAAGATGACGACCATGCGGGTCTGGAACGCCATCCCCGGCACTAAGCCTAACGTGACCGGTGGCGATGTCAGTCACCTCATGTATCAACAGCTCTACGCCACCAAGGAAGCCACTAACAATCAGGGGCGGACTTACGTCTACCTTCACAACACCGCCGGTCCGGTCGGCTGGGTGCGGAAGAGCTTTCAGCTCACGCAGGGACGCTTCGTTCAACCAGCGAAGGCCCTCCTGCACGCCAAGGCCACGGATACGGTGCGCTTACAGGTTCAGCCGGTCAAGACCCAACACGGCTACCACTACGCGCAACGGACGTACAATCTCTACCGGCATCACCACTGGATTCGTACGCTCACCATGAGCTATTTGCACTCCCCGACCGTCTTTGAGATTACGCACGACAAGGTGACGGCCGTTAAATTCTACGACCACCACAACCGCCTCATCCAGCAGGCGCACAATACTCACGGTCTCCACCACACGATTCAAACACACCCCAAGGCCCACACGTTGGATTGGGAAAATGATACCGCCCGCGTCGTAACCTTTAACCGCCAGCACCAATCTGGGCGCGACCTCTTCTCCATTCAAGATGGCGACCCAGACCCCGAAGACACCTATGGCACCATCACCGTTAATCGCCACGGGCAAGCCACCATGCGCAGTTCGGGCATGGCTTCGCTGGAATAA